AACCGTCGCACATTGAACAAGCTGATTGTAAATGATACGATTCAAACAAACCAACTTCAGATGGGAATGACAGAGCTTCACCCAGGAAGTGTTTGGAATACAATGCCAGCTCATACGCATAGTCGTCGTATGGAAGCTTATTTCTATTTTGAAGTACCACAAGGGCACTCTATTTGTCATTTGATGGGAGAGCCTCAAGAGACTCGTCACGTATGGATGCAAAATGAGCAAGCTATTTTCTCTCCAACTTGGTCAATTCACTCTGCAGCAGGAACTAGCAACTATACTTTCATTTGGGGTATGGGTGGAGAAAATCTTGCTTATGGAGATATGGATGTTATTGCAACACCAGACTTACGATAATTCAAAAAAGAAATCAATAAAATATAGAACCGATGATTTTAGATTTATTTAGCTTAAAAGGGAAGAATGCTCTTGTGACTGGAGCAACACATGGGCTTGGAATGGCTATTGCATCAGCATTAGGTGAAGCAGGAGCTCAAATTGTAGTAAATGATTTGAATCAAGAAAAGCTTGATACTGCTATTGCTGAGTATAAAGCAAAAGGTATTGACGCAAAAGGTTATCTTTTTGATGTTACCGATGAGGCTGCAGTGATTGCTGCTGTTGATCAAATCGAAGCAGAAGTTGGACCAATTGGTATTTTGGTTAACAATGCTGGTATTATCAAGCGTGTGCCAATGCAAGACATGGAGGTAAAAGATTACCGTCAAGTTATCGATATCGACCTAGTAGGTCCATTTATCATGGGTAAATATGTTGGTCGCAAGATGATTGATCGCCGTGAGGGAAAGATCATTAACATGTGTTCTATGATGAGTGAACTTGGACGTAATGATGTTTGTGCTTATGCATCTGCTAAAGGTGGATTGAAAATGTTGACTAGAAACATGGCTACTGAGTGGGCTAAGTTTAACATTCAAACAAACGGAATTGGTCCTGGTTACTTCGCTACAGCGCAGACAGCACCTATCCGTGTTGATGGTCACCCATTTAATGAATTTATTATCAATCGTACTCCAGCAGCTCGTTGGGGAAATCCTGAAGATCTAGGTGGAACAGCAGTTTTCTTGGCTTCAAAAGCGAGTGATTTTGTGAATGGTCATGTTGTTTATGTAGATGGTGGTATTTTGGCTACTATCGGTAAACCTTCGAATGAAGAGTAACATAAGATTACATAATATAGAGACTAAGGGGTTGACCTCTTAGTCTTTATTTGTTTTGTTTTAAAGTTAATTTTGTAAGTAAGATTGATTATGGTTAGGCTATATAAATATGCAGTTTGGATGTTTGTATTGGTTTTGTTTGGATGTTCTTCAAGTAAAACGAATATTAAATTGGAAAATAAGTTAGATGTAGATCGAGAAGATGCGCCTCTTGTCATGACACGTGCTGAGGTTGAGGGTATTATTGGAAAAGCCTCATCAAGTGAGATGATTCCTGTTGTTTATTTAAAAGAAGAAGCAATACCGTCTCAGGTGGATGATTTGGATAAAGATGGTGCATGGGATGAGC
The Prolixibacteraceae bacterium DNA segment above includes these coding regions:
- a CDS encoding gluconate 5-dehydrogenase; translated protein: MILDLFSLKGKNALVTGATHGLGMAIASALGEAGAQIVVNDLNQEKLDTAIAEYKAKGIDAKGYLFDVTDEAAVIAAVDQIEAEVGPIGILVNNAGIIKRVPMQDMEVKDYRQVIDIDLVGPFIMGKYVGRKMIDRREGKIINMCSMMSELGRNDVCAYASAKGGLKMLTRNMATEWAKFNIQTNGIGPGYFATAQTAPIRVDGHPFNEFIINRTPAARWGNPEDLGGTAVFLASKASDFVNGHVVYVDGGILATIGKPSNEE